Below is a genomic region from Pseudochaenichthys georgianus chromosome 13, fPseGeo1.2, whole genome shotgun sequence.
GCTGTGTCGAGCTTCTTGAATTCGGGGATGGGCTCAGGCTTCTTGCGGGACATGTACCAATAAACGACAAGACCAACAatcagggagaagaggaggaggtccAGGTTGCTGAAAAAaggctcctcttcctccaccgAAGGCTCGGTGTGAGCAGCAGTATCAGCGTCCATGTCTGCCATGTTGACACGCTGCATATAGGCAAAGAAGTAtagtcaatacaaaaagtaaATAGTACCAAAGAGTTATACAATTACTTATCGCAGAAAAATAATGCGTATCATTAACcatcatttctttaaataaataagcagCTTGAAGACCTTTTTTTAAAATGGACCTTTTATTGAATCTGCATTTTATAATGAGTGTCAGTTCTGTAGCCTAAAACATTCCAACTGAACAAAACTAGAGTCTGGCAATAATTGGGTTAAAATGCTGCACAGAACAACATGATTGCAAACACATGTGAGCGAGCAGTATTATACATGTCAAGCCATACAATGATGGCTTTTTTGCAAGCATTATTAGACAATTGGCTTCAACTGGTACAACATAAAGACCCACTGATTCAGAAAAATGAGGAATGTCTTATTGTACTTAACAACGGCAGCTTTTTTCACACTGAGTGAGCACGGAAGAACAACATGTCCTGAGCTCTCAAGTTTCCATGTGGTTTAATGAGATCTGAATGGCTTGTCCCCAACTAGGAACCATTTGAATgaaacagcacacacactcaacaGGAGCCTTAACTTCTCACAATTGGACTTCTGACTCACCGACATAAAAAGAAAACCACTTCAAGGTCGGGCTGAACGATTAACCGATTTTAAATAgaaatcgcgatttgaaattatgcaattatcaaatcgcaaagcctgcgattctttatttttatttttttattttcttcttgtgtgtcagtcatccacaccaatcagaagtgctgtgctccacatgtaccagccattgttaactaatcagaagtggcccatgatagaaggtgatagacagattgatccaatcacctgccaagtatttttgaaagtgcctgccctttccaaatggcttccaatggagctttccttacagtggccctgaagtgcaagacaccacagcatttcagaaaacacaacagcatttcagaaaacacaacagcatttcagaaaacacaacagcatttcagaaaacacaacagcatttcacaagacaccacagcatttcacaaaacgccacagtatttcagaaaacaccacagtatttcacattggacagaaagggtattcctttagggagaacacttcttgtttgtgattggacagagccagccagagaagcactgctgtgattggttgtttttgctgccagtcaagaaattacgcttcgtgattggcccaacacatcagctgttagcacacactcagagctcacagctcctcatatctgttcagaaactggacaaaagttaaatatatacaaaacacagactgtctatgtcatggtgaatacagtcgctgctttatttatgtctgtaagacgttgttgtgagcgtggacggagcagctacaggttagtttagcctgatgggtcCGATTctgataggatttacatggagatacggccccctctccagcgtcttgtttgaatgacaggagtaaacacagaattaatgctttattaactcatggtttttaaggggcttatctccatgtaaatactatggtactgtagaccacccaatattcgcatcgctctaatcgctcgagtttgaccgcggctgtcagctgtgtttgctcctgtcattcaaacaagacgcgctggagagggagcggggcgtatctccatgtaaatcctatgggagataccagctacaacaaaatgaacatatttgaccgtaatttaattgtaatacacgtttcaaagtgatgccgaagtaactacatactgataacggttagtaaaaaccatgaattaatgctttgtctgcagataacacggcaggcgaaaagcttttaaaatgcgtgttttctgaatggaatcggatccatcaggctaaactaacctgtagctgctccgtccacactcacaacaacgtcatacagacataaataaagcagcgactgtattcaccatgacatagacagtctgtggtttgtacatgtttaacttttgtccagtttctgaacagatatgaggagctgtgagctctgagtgtgtgctaacagctaacggctgatgtgttgggccaatcacgcagcgtaatttcttgactggcagcaaaaacaaccaatcacagcagtgcttctctggctggctctgtccaatcacaaacaagaagtgttctccctaaaggaataccctttccgtccaatgtgaaatgctgtggtgttttctgaaatgctgtggtgttttctgaaatgctgtggcgttttatgAAATGCAGGGCCACCATatttcctagatggtttggtgaaataaaccatctgagtcaggtttgtaatgctccatcacatgttttacatctattacagggtgaatcttaaactgaagcttgactttaaagcaacccaacggaagtttcatgtttcatgtttagttctttcactcatAGCTCTGGCtacgggggtgctagagacgggagcatgttgatgttgttcctagccggagatatggccgcattttacaataaacttccgttgggtcgcttaaaaacaaatatcgcaaatcgaatcgcaatcgCAAAATCTGTCAGAGAAATCGCAATTAGATGActtccccaaatcgtgcagccctacttcaAGGTACAGAGGTTCCTGTGTGCCGGTCACGGTGACTTCAGTGCTTGTGAAGCTATTATCAGATAGAAACATAACATAGTCAAAACTTCTCCCCTGTCATTTCTAAATGTAATATTCAAATGGTATTTCCGCAAATTAGCAAAGTGCAAGGGAATGCaagtgtgtgtaattctctcttATTTTAGCCTGTTGTGAAACATTTTTCACTGAAACTTTCTTTATAATAAAAGAAGTCTATCATAGCCAGACATATCTGCAGAGCCGACTATCAGCACTGCATAAAGGTCTTGCTTCACCCCGTTATCATTAGAAATGGGGAAAAACGCTCTGGCTTGTTTGAATTTCTTTGAAACCAATCACAGTCTGTGGCAATGCTTAGCAAAGGAAGCGTTCCCAGCTGCTATTAAACAATTTACAGTTCTGTAAATATTTATCAATGAGGATAGAACAAGTATTATTGCAATATTAATAGTTTAAGTCTGGTCATTCAAAAGATAACGTAATGACCTCAAACATAAATCACACAGTATCAGTGTGCCCTAACTGTTGCACAATTGTGTCCATGCCAACTAACCTTTTCAGTGAACTCCCAGCTGGGTTCATTAGCAGACAAAACCGAAAAACAACAGAGCTCCTGCTTGCAACTGTATCCTGTGTCATTAGGGCTATGCAATATGGTTAAAACATCTAATCCCAGTTTTTTCTTTTAGCTAAATACGATACACAATATATGTTGGTTAAAAGACTGACCAAAGTACAACGATTTCAGGTGTTCTTCTCCTGCTTTACAGCAGGTGCTGCAAGACAGAGTTTGGACCACACCTAACTTTGTAATCAGTCCGTTAAAAAAGTGATTATTCTCGATGAGGAAAACCAGTTTCCCTATTCAAACAGGGAAAGCCACAAtctagacaaacacacacattactgTACATAAGGGGCTTTAAAAACGTATGTCTCGATGCAGGAAAGTCAAATCTCCGACTTTAAAACACAATTCCTAACATTATGATGTAGCGATATTGTAAGACCCGATGTAAACATCTGCATGATGTGCAAGAACTGAGCTGTCATGCAAGGTAACTATTTCAGTTACAAACAAGATGCAGTGCACTAAGGGTGGCTGTTGCATTTATAAAATGTGATGAATTGACCACTCGAAAGAGCGCTGCCCTAAATACTATAAAACTATCTTTGTGCTGGTGCCCCTGTATTTCTTTAGCCATGGCCCCTCGGGAAGAATCACTCACTATACAGTATGACAGATACAAGATATGCTGTGGTCAAAATCATGTGAGACTTTGGTTAGTCACCAATACATCCAAGTGAAAGAAGCTTTAATAGTTTTCCACCGGGGGCGTTGAATGATCAATGAAATCAGACATGGACAGAGGtggaaaagtactcagatcttgtacttaagtaaaagtagaaatacaaaaagtgtaaaaatactctgttacaagtaaacctcctgcaatcaaaaggttatttaagttaaagtattagcatcaatatatacttaaagtaccaaaagtaaaagtaatcaTTATGCAGATTGCCCCACTTCAtaataattatatgttttaattataattattgatgcatcaagctggtaaaggtgcagctagttgtaATTACTTTGTTGTGAATTGGAGTGGGGCAGTAGTAGTAAGAAATTGAAATAGTAAAGTAAAGTATctcaaattgtacttaagtgtaTAGTACTTGGGTAAATCTACTTATTTACATCACAGCactactttacaccactgaatATGTACCAGGTTGACGAGAGTTCATTCTGACAGTTCACCTCTTCTGATTAAAGCAACAGAGTTAGGTCAATCTCAAAGTTGTGGCACCGGTTTCCGTCAGCGTGTTTTAAACTTACAAGTGTAACGTTAGAAACAGGTTTGATGTATGTTAATTGAGCAAAATCTGATGTTACATCCATTTAGCAAATACCGGTAACGCTAGCAGTCAAATAATACGAGAAGTAACCAAGAAGGCAGACAGTAGGAGAGGTCTCGGCCCCGGCTATTCACTGGATCGCGAATAgaaacacatactgtacataataaaatacagacAAAACACAGCTTCATTTAGGGACAGAACCTTTGTGTTTGATATGTGAAGCCCTCGTATTTTAAACTATACATGCCAAGGAAACGACATGCTCCACAGAAGTTAGCCACAGTTTGCATCACACCGAAGTCAGCGCTACATTTTAGCCAATGTTTAACTGACAAATATTAGCTATTTTCAGTACCAATCTATTATCGCTGACGTGTACTTCTCGTAGACTGCCACATACTACAGGTCGATGTAAAACAGTGTAAAATATGCATTTGGTGATGTGCTTACCTTCGCTCCCCTCTTTGTGTCAGGCTCACGGAAGGAAACTTTACGCGATGTAGGATCAAACCAACTCGATACTGGCAGCGGGGGTGGACTCTTGCACTTTAAACTCCATATACATATAATTACGAAATAGTTTGATGTGTCGAAAAGATATACTcatttatattattaatatatgtTTCTGTATAAACTATCTGTTGTAAATtagcttgtttatttatttttatttcagcgAACACGTGTTTCAATTTGGGTCGGTCCACCTCGACATTACCTAACATCGAACATGCGTGCTAAAATAAATAGCAGTCGAGGTGCAGCAGAGTAAGGGTCAGGGTTATAAAATCCAACCAGGCACCTCAGACTGGAGTAGTATCCTCCTCAATTTAAAGGGTGTTGTTGTTAACAATGCCAAGGACACTGGTTAAATACTCCAACAACCAGTGAGTATTCCGCCTGCATACATGCGCAAAGTATTAACTAGCCTATTCATATTATTTCcttaaataaaagtacaatacaTTTTATATTAAAGTCATGCATTTAAAAGTGCATGCAAATGTTGTGAACACGAACCCCAAAATCAGAATCTGAATAAGGTGTATTGTAGGTTTCCACACATTTGCTTTGGTAGACAATACACTACTTACATTtacaaaataatttaaatatttttcaaaccACTGCCAGTCAGTTAgtgttatatttatcattggtgattttattatatatttttttaagttGTAGCAGGTGAAGATggagcttattttaattactttatCAAGAAATATGTTGTATTACAACACAGGGAGAAGAAAAGGCAAATGAAACCTAATGAGATagaataagatgtacttttttAAAAACCCTCCACGGTAACTCATCTTTAACACGCCCAATTTTAAATGAACCATATATAGGCAGGAAAAGAACAAAAAGCTGCAATCAAACATATTCAGACACATGTCAAAATACATAAAGTACAAAGAAGTAGTACAAAACTGCTTCACAGAGGGTGGAATAAATGCTTTATTGGTTTGGCTTTTTCTATGAGAGTGATTTGACTAACTATGCAAAGTCCAGGACATTGTGGAGCATAATTTACCTTTAATAAGTATTGATAAGACACAACGTATTCGCAGATAATGTTAATGAAAGCAATAATGACAATGTGAGCTTCACATTCGGAGATCAGCAATTTAGACCGCATTTGTAGACATGTTTTTCCTATTACAGCATGTATCACAGACTCTTAGTTTTCTGATTCCTGCTCTTGACCTTGTGACGGACCACAGCAACAGTGGTGAAGAAGTTTCCCATGAACAGAATGAGGAAGCAGAGACCACACACCATGACCTGGCATTAAGACATGAATACATGAGTAAGCACAAAATATTTAATTCATCATCATTTTTCTTATTTTATGAATGGGGAACAGGTGAAGAAGAAACTCATTTATAGTAGGCATCTTTGACTAAATTATAACATGCCATGTCGATAATATcataaaattagttcatgcagTTTAGATGATGGATGAATGCATTGCAAATCTGCTTTTATAAGCTTTATAAGCAGGTATAAAGTGAGAATAGGTGAGTACTGACCTGCCATTCTTTACAGTCTGGGAGCCGCGCCATTCGGAAGAGAGAGAGGCTATTGAAGAGCTGCCAGAACTACAAGACAAAACACGAGGACTTCAGGATTTATCTTGTAAAAAGTAAATGAATTGATTTGCAGCTGTACAAACACAGACACGCTAAAGCTTAAGCTGTTATTCAGATAACCATCATCCTAAACTTTGTCCCAAATTGTGCCTAAGTCTAGAATGACATCAGCATTTTCCATCAGATTTTTTTATCCAGCCATGACAAAGCATACTTTTTTAAGCTTAAGCTCAGTTGTGAATCATCTCAGTGTCCAAGACTGTACTCACATGACCAAAAAAGAGGAAGGGCAACAGAAACGTCAGCCCTTTCCACATCCAAGATTGAAATCCCTCTGAAAACAGAAAGCAGAAGAGTTTAAATTGCTAATGCATTTGATTTCTACATCTGTTTATTACAGCAGTGACAATAAGCAGCCCCAGACATGCCTGGGGAACATCCATATTAAAGTATGATGTGCTTCGCTGAGTGTATTGTGTCCTTGGCCTGTTACAGTGTCCCTCACCTACGGTCAGATccatgttgtgtctttctcccaGAGCTCTTAACCTATAGAGACATCCGCTCTGATAGTAGCACTGTAGACACTGGACAAAACCTGTAAGTTACAAATGAAATGAGTcagtcttttatttatttattttttaattataaatgtatttcaaGTAGGTAGACCTTACTTTGATACAAGGAGTAGGCAAGGAACTGGTTCCTGAATGTCTTGTACAAGTCCCCTTCTGGCCTTGGTGAAAAATAGAACAATAAGTAATTACATAGAAAAAAATAACAGTAATACAATGCAAAAAGCGTGGGGGGCATTTTCACAATGTGGTAATTaggcttttttttcttttttaaaaaaaatgtacctACAAAAGGCATGGTAAGTTTATTTATAACACATTTCAACAACCAGGCAATACGGCTATACATAAAACATCAAAAGCATTTAGACAACGTGTAAATGAATGCGATGGAAACCGAGTATAAAGGTTTTTGCAATATACACACAACAAAAGGATGTCCAACATTGAATAAGAAAGGTATGAAATACTCACCATGTTAGCATTACACCCGAAAAAAAAGCTGAGATGTAGTGGTGAAAAACCCACCAGCCTTTAATTCTGTGATGCAAGATGcattgtattatatattttgttgtttacatttttCTGTTTTACTGTAATTTACTTAATCACTACAAATATGATGAGTTGCTATAATTAAAGTTAAAAGGTCAGAGAGCTGTCAATATGTTTTATTCATGAAAATTAGTCATTATTTTTTGAAGATGGTTGTAGGGGTGCTAGGACTCACCTGGAGCCGTTGGTGATGAGGATACTTTCCCTGATGGTTAATGTACAATAGTACCAAACCAGCACGAAATTGAGGATTGCATCAAGGAATCTAAAGTCGGGGACAACAGACAACGGATTGATTTAGATATGAGGTACATGCATTGTCCGTATAATAAACTCATGGTTACTGACAAGGTAGCAGAACATGCTAATATTTACCTGTAGCTCACAAAGAAATAGCATACAAAGGAGAACAGCAGCAGGATGACTGTGAGGTACAACTTGAACTTCTCGTATTCATCTTTGTAGGCAAATCTGACGAAGATAGGACAAATTCAGACCTCAACATATAATATAACTAATGAAATGTGTCATGGATTTTGGGAAATAAGGAATCTTTCGGCTTAGAAATGTGTTTCTTACTTTGACTGCTTGCTGAGAAGAGTGACATTCACATTTCCAAGAACCAGACTGAGGTACAATCTGaaatatgaaaatgtatcatattatttttctAGTGTAAATGTACATTAAGGTAATAAATGCAATTGATATGTTTTTACAGTTATGAATATCAATCATAGCAATGAGTTCAActtgtgttttaaaaaagaaatccaCCCGTTTTTATTGGGAAGGAATGCTTCCATTTCAGAGAAAGCATTTGGTCGCGTCTTTATCTTCTCATTTATTTCGTTCAAGGGCTTTGCATCTTCTTCTGATGGTCCTTTGCTGCATCTGATGGATGATATAAGTGAGATATGATTGCCAGGTCTGTTACATTGACACAACGCAcattttgtgtatgtgtgtgtgatcgaGCGGTTGTACTTATCTGTATACGTCACCATAAATCTGTGACCATacagatgtgtttgtgtgtgtgtaaacttaCCTTTTCACCAGGGAGGATACCTCCTTCAGCCTTCTGCGCTGACTGGAAATGGAGGACGAGCAGTTTTTTTGTAGTTTGGAAACTTCTTCCAGTTTTTGTAGGTACATTCTGTGTGTCTCCTGGAAAAGAAGAACATGGGGACATCAATAACCACTCATATTTACATCACAAGGCATTTATCTTTGTTAACTTTAGGGATTTTAGAAACATTACTCATGTGGTTTGAGTAACACAACAGGAGGCAAACATATGTAAATCATGATTTAAACGGCGGCTCTGTGTGAACAATCTGATACTTTAAACTTATATTTGTAATTTTCTTACCTGAAGTTGCTTATGGTCTTCTTCCAGGCGTTCCCACTCTTCCAGACAGACTTTTAAAGACATTTTGTGGACACTTTTTCTTTCAAACTACACTAAGAGCAAACCCATACACACTGAACTTCTGCTTTGACCACCAAGAAATTCCTGGCACATAATGCTATGTTGAAGTGATTCTCTCCATAGACGGTTTATTGCATAAAGTGAACTTTGACTAGTGCGGATGTGCAAGATTTTGTCTTGGACATTGCTCTGTTGAAATTCTCTGGTTATCACATTGTTCGGTTATCACTCACAGTGCTAAAGGTGAAGCGTTATTATTGGCTATACCGTACCGTTGCAAAGACAGGAGGTtctatatttctttttttataagaTTATATTTCAGCATTGTTGTTTGTTACCTAAAGAGGTGCACATTAGCAGCATCTCGTGGATGCAAAGACTAACTGGTGAGAAACTaactgttctctctctctcaattcaatatgctttattggcatgaatgTCAGGTGAACATTATTGCCAAAGCGATtattttttctctttctctctctctctccctcgtcTCGCCCCCTCTCTCCTCGCTCTCGAGCCTCTCGGCTCTCTAGATATATCCTACCTCTCTGTACATCTCGCTCGTCTATCTATCGGCTACTATGTCTCGCTCGTCTTCTCTGGATCTCGTCTGCGGTCATCCTCATCTACACTCGTCCccgcaatgtttttttttttttttttccacccCAAAGATTCCTTTTAGTCCCAGTTTTCACATCACACCATCTTGACAGCAGTCAAAAAGAGGTCTCCTAATATGTATATGTAGGCTACATATGTTTATCTTCGTCTCTCCCTCGTCGCCTGGTTCAGTGCTGCACTCTTGTTTATTAGTGccgcttttattctgaaatatcTGTACGGAAGTTCCAGTTTTGTTTTGTTGGTACGCGCATGCGTAAACAGCTGACGGTGGCCGGTGAGTTTTGTGTCAGCTGTGAAGTGTAGATGAGTCAGTTTATCTTCCTACTAAGTAGCTTGCTGCTCATATTCGTGGACATCGATTAGCTCGTACTGGGACTACATAGGTTAGTCTATAAGAAGAAAGAACGTACACCAAAACTATTTGATGAAAAAGGTAAGATTTATAATGTGAGTTATACCAAGGCCCTGCTAAAGTTAGCCTAATGTAGCTACTACGTTGTAGTCAGTGAACTGGTTAACATTATTGTCAGTTAACGGTATTACAATTAAAGGATAGCCTACATCATGTCTTTAATTAATTATGTCATAATcaatttaataaataaatgtaaacaaTTTATCCAATGAAAAAGCTGATCACTTGACACCTTTACCTTTAGCCTACTTTacactgcggtcaactcagccgtctctcgcatTTGCTTGGTCAAATGAGCAGCGCTTCATTTTTGAGTGCGCGATTAATAGCGTATTTACGGTAATCGCCGAGAAGTGGCGCTGACGGTAGTACAAGTGCCAACCCAAGTGCTTATGCTATatttgatcaatcaatcaatgatatttgatgagggatacaattatttttagccataagttcttaataaaattggtactgttggactcagtacatgttagactactaccacaaatacaatcaagtacttttactgtgtactatttgagtaatactctgtcaaactcccctccagagtacaataatgcatgttttctgcccttTTTGATGAGAGATACAATCATTTTTTGCAATGAGTTCTTAATAAAATCgtagttatgaatgtaacttaaatacgtttattttctacatatctttgccatttattgtcttgcttataataatgataattagttatttataaatatcattttagagcacacctttgaaatcgacaatcgggctcgatatatggttaaattaaaatcagtaggcgaggctgtaatttcgccagctgttactctcatgagcgaggcagaacataatagttttaacatgccaaaaagctgctgtgtcgtttattgcacctcaatcattaaaacaaatccagagttacgtgtttctgtacttcctctaagaagaaaggacagtatcagaagagctctgtagaggcttctcaatactcacatttcccctcctcgactcccctcctcgatacttagacccgcccacaggagatgcgagcggaggaccgaggaggggaaccgaggagagaggaggggaagcagcagacgtttaaagaaatgagaactcctctcctctgagcggtcatattaaagcgacgtccgttcattattacgtggcaacagctgcatcagctgtctagtgttttgtcatattttataatctctgttagatcagctgaacattgttcccccacatatttactttgaattcattgacagtgcggtataatgagacaataccaggctacagatgcggacacacacaaatatatttatataaatatatgcaatttaaagtatgagagcactctcataataacgtaacacaatcagagactgtatatatccccccccccccctctctctagtcgctgaaatggggaattgaaattacgggcca
It encodes:
- the LOC117457915 gene encoding ion channel TACAN-like, with the translated sequence MSLKVCLEEWERLEEDHKQLQETHRMYLQKLEEVSKLQKNCSSSISSQRRRLKEVSSLVKRCSKGPSEEDAKPLNEINEKIKTRPNAFSEMEAFLPNKNGLYLSLVLGNVNVTLLSKQSKFAYKDEYEKFKLYLTVILLLFSFVCYFFVSYRFLDAILNFVLVWYYCTLTIRESILITNGSRIKGWWVFHHYISAFFSGVMLTWPEGDLYKTFRNQFLAYSLYQSFVQCLQCYYQSGCLYRLRALGERHNMDLTVEGFQSWMWKGLTFLLPFLFFGHFWQLFNSLSLFRMARLPDCKEWQVMVCGLCFLILFMGNFFTTVAVVRHKVKSRNQKTKSL